CGACGCCAATAGTCTTTATCTCTCAGCACAAACAATCGGGGAAATTCGGCGCGGACTAGAGAATATCCAGCGTCGCGGCGATCTGCCTCAAGCCAAAAAACTCGAGAAATGGCTCGTACTGGTCGTGGCTGACTACGCCGACAGGATATTGAGTTTCGATGAGGCATGTGCCCAAGTGTGGGGACGATTGATGTCGCCACACCATGAACATCTGATTGACAAGCAGATTGCCGCGATTGCATTGATTAACAATGTAATTGTGGCAACCCGCAACGTTGATGATTTTCGAGGCATAGGGGTGGAGATTATGAATCCCTTTGTCTAATTCTAAGTAGCGTTCAAGTTGAGACTAACAATCCATGGCCATGCGGTCAGGCTGCGCAGCCCTGAGGTATTTGCTGCCAGACGGGGAAGGCCTGCTTCCAACTGGCGGATGACACTACCGAGGTCGGCAAACACACGATTGGGAAACTCCTTCTCCCGCACCTCATCCCAGACGTGCTCCTGCGGGTTGAGTTCGGGCGCGTAAGGTGGCAGGCGCAGCAGACGAATGTTCTCTGGCACTTGCAGATCCTTCGATACGTGTGAGCTGGCGCCGTCGACGACCATCAGCATGAACTCCTTTTCATGCGCGGTACTGACTCGGGCCAGGAACGCCGTCATCTGTTCGGTGTTCATCTGCCGACAGGTCATCCAATCCAACTCGCCTTCGATGGGGCTGACGGCGCCATAAACGTAGATGAACTCCCGCTCGTAGCCGTTGCAGACCATTGGCCGTGCTGGGTTGGGTGCCCAGCAGCGACGAATTCGCACCATGCGCCCAAAGCGCGCTTCGTCCTGAAACATCAGGCGCACCCGGCGACCCCAAACCTCTTCCTGTTTCAAGAGGGCTGCCAGTGTTTCAGGAAGTTTTTTTCCACGCTTCCTGGATCGGCGGATCACTCTTCGGATGCCGGATGCCGGATGCCGGATGCCGGGTGTCGGGTGCGACCTTGCGCCAGCCGTGCCGCGCCAACAGGCGATACACGACAGAGGCGGCCACAGGACGTCCCAGCTTTTGCGCTAACGCGGCACGCAGTGGCGAAACGACCAGGATTCCCCCTTCATTGGAGGCCTGCACCCAAGGGGCCAGGAAACGATCGGCAGCGCAACTTTTTTTCTGTAAAAGTTCTCAGGCGATTCCATCGGGATGGGCTCAGTCTTTGAGGTTGAGATAGATTTTCCCGGTCATCCACTCCTCATCGCATTCGGCGAGCAGTGCAGAGACGAGGTGTAGGCAGGATGCAGTGTTGGGGAAGATGGAAGCCACCCGGGTACGGCGTTTGATCTCGCGGTTAATGCGTTCGAGGCCGTTGGTCGTGCGCAACCGGACGCGTTGGGCCACTGGCCAATTAAAGACAGCGAAGCCCTCTGGCAGATTTTCCTCGCCCCACTGGGCAAGTTTGGACGCCTCGGTCCGCCAGCCCTCGATCGCCTGACGCAAGAGGCGCTCCGCTTCGCTTTTATCCGGCGCATTGAAGATCGCCCGAATCCGCTGCGCCACCGGTTTGCGCTGATCGAGACGCGTGACATACGACTGTGCGTTCTGTTGCAGGTGGAACTGACAGCGTTGCCAAGGCACGCTGGGCAAGGTCGCGCGGCGAGCCGCATTGAGTTCGGCATGTGCATCGGCGACGATCATCTTGACGCCCTTGAGTCCCCGCCGCACCAGGCTGTCGAGGAAGGCCCGCCAATGCACCTCCGCCTCGGACAAGGCGACCGAGACGCCCAGCACCCGGCGATGACCGCTGTGCGTGATGCCCACCGCCACCAGCACGGCACAATCGACTAGTTGGCCACCCTCGCGCACCCGCTCATCCCCCAAGAGGACTTCCTTCGGGGCGTACCGCGCATCGAGAAAGACATAAGGCGTTTCATCGAGCGGTCGCTCACGCCAGACGGCCAAACCCGCATCCAGTTGTTCGGCAGCGCGACTCACCTGCGTCGACGAAATCGACACCGCTGGCCCAAGCAAGGCTTGCAGGACGGTGATCACCTTGCGTGTGGAAACCCCCTGTACATACATTTCGGCCAAGGCGATATTGAGCGCCTGCTCGGTACGCGACCCTTTCTCCAAGGCGCTGGGATAGAAGCCACCGCCGCGCACCTGAGGGACGTCAAAGGTCAGTTCGCCGACGCGGGTCATCATCGTTTTGGGCTTGAAGCCGTTGGCGTAATCAGTGCGCTCGACGGTACGTTCATGGGGTTGGGCATTGAGAAAAAGGTTGCGCTCGATCCGGCTGGCCTCGTTGACTAGGATACGCAGGGCTTCGCCGGCGCCATCCAGACCGTTGTTTAGCAGCGCCGCAAAAGCGGCATCCAGAGGGTGATGTTCTACGCGTTGTGCCATGCTGTCGATTCTTTCGTGGGAATGGGTAAGAATGCCCCGAAGAAATCGCCTGCGGGAGTAGCCTGTCAATGTTTCGCCGCGCGGCTGTGCCGTCCTCCGCGCTTCGGGCGCTACGCGCCCTCATCGCTCCGGCCAGCACAGCCACGCAAAACCAACAGGCAAAGAATTTACAGAACGGATGTTGCACTAACAAACGATCCTCCTCTTCCAGTGGCAGCGAAGCTCGCCGGCGACCACCCCAATTCGGTCGGATTGCGTCCGGTTTGGCCAACAGCCGGCGCAGGCGCGCTTGTAGCCTGGGCACGGTGGCTCGGCCTATGCCCAGTACCGCTGCGCTCTGCTCCAGCGTCGCTCCCAATAGCGCCGGTAGCAGCACCGCCTGCGCACTAAAGTGGATCCCTGAGTCAAGACAATAATGGCCTTGGTTTAATTCTATTTCCACACCAATTAAGCAATAATAAGTGCATCTCAATGAGATCTGAGGTGTGGCATGGGAAGGCCGTTCAAGGGAGAGGGGTCGGTAGCGGAGGCGCTGAAGATTGTCAAAGAAGCCAAGAGTGTGGAACAACTGCGCCAGGCCCAAGCGGTTGTTCTGCCGTTGTGCTACGGGTTGAATCTTGAGCAGACCGCCGCGGTGATCGGCGTTTCGCTCAGTTGGGCCTCACGATTACGCAACGCGTTTCTGGCTGGACATCGGGTAGGCGGTGAATCGGAACCTGCACGAGGCGGACGCCACCGGGAGAATTTCACCCGAGCGCAAGAAGCCGAACTGTTGAAACCCTTTTTCGACCAAGCGGCCAAGGGCGGTATATTGGTCGTCAGTCAGATCAAGCCGGCCCTGGAGAAAGCGCTGGGACGCCCGATGGCGCTGTCCTCCGCCTACAACGTGCTGCATCGCAACGGTTGGCGCAAGCTGGCGCCAGACAAGCGACATCCGCAAAGTGATCCGACCGCGCAGGAGGCGTGGAAAAAAAACTCCCCGACACCCTTGCCGAACTCCGGAGAGATTTCGCTCAAGGAACCCCGATCCATCTGATGTTTCAGGACGAAGCGCGCTTCGGGCGCATCAACGATGTGCGTCGTGCCTGGGCGCCCCAACCCATTCGACCGTTGTGCCGGGCCATGCTCACCCACCAATACACCTACGCCTACGCGGCCGTCGATGTGGATACGGGCGAGCTTGACTCGCTGATCTTGCCGCACGTCAATACGCCATGCATGCAGCTATTCCTCGACGAAGTGGCGGCACGCCATCCGATGGATCGGATCGTCATGGTCCTTGACGGTGCGGGCTGGCATGCCAGCCAAGCACTCAGAACACCCGAAAACATACACCTGCTACCGTTGCCTCCCTATGCCCCTGAACTCAACCCGGTCGAGCATCTCTGGGATGAACTGCGCGAGAAGTTCTTCCACAACCTGGCCTTCGATAGCATCGATGCACTTGAAGATCAACTCGAATCGAGCCTCAAAACCCTTGAATCAGAGCACCAGCGTGTCCGCTCAATCGTACACTGGCCGTGGATAGTTAATGCATTAACGAATTAGAAACGGAATTAGCTGTACATTCGACTTCGCATGAAGCTGGACGGCGCTGCCCCGTTTTTGACTTTGGTGTTGCTTCTGATCTTGTTTCTGCGATGGAGGAATCCCCTGTGGAGCGTAGCGGAACAGGGGTGCCCTCCACCGCGCGCGGAAACTTATCGACGATCATGGCACCACCACCGATCGCGGTTTGATACACGACGTCGGGCGTTTTGTTACCCAGAGACTGGTGCGGACGCTCGCCGTTGTCCCCCAAGGGGACTTCCTTCGGGGCGTAGAAGGCAAAGTATTCGGTCAGGCCGACCAGCAACTCGCCCGTCGAGGCATAGCCCTTCAGGTACCCCCTACGTCAGAATAGTTGTCGCCTCGATAGAATCTCCCCCTGGGGCGGCGACAAAGGATGGAAATGGCAAGGTATTCAGAGAAGTTCAAAGGTAGAGCGGTAGCACGATTGTTGGCGCCGGAAAATGCAGCAATAGATGTGGTGGCCCGTGAAGTAGGCATTGGTTCGGGAACCCTTGAGCGTTGGCGAGATGACGCGCAGTCCATGCCCGCCCGAGGGCGGGCATGGACTGTGGCGGCGCGCCTGGAGGCGGTGATCGTCACTGCGGCGCTGGACGAAACCAGCAAAAGCGCGTGGTGTCGAGAGCACGGCGTTTATCCGGACGAGCTGATCAAATGGTGGGCCAGCGCCACGACAGCGTTGGCCGAACCGGAAGAAGTCAGAGCCAGCCCGCAAGCAACCCGACAAGACCGCAAACGCATCAAGGAACTCGAACGCGAATTGCTACGCAAGGACCGGGCACTCGCTGAAACCGCTGCCCTGCTGGTTCTCTCAAAAAAGTCGCGGCGATCTTCAACAAAGGCGATGCCGAATGATCGGCCTTGAAGATCGCCAAGCCTTGGCCCAAGACATCCATACCGCCCATGTCGCCGGTGCTCGGCTCAGGCTTGCCTGCGAGGTAGCCGGCATCGAGTTGCGCACCTTGCAACGCTGGAAAGCCATTGAGGGCGGCATCTGCGCAGATCGCCGGCCCTTGTCCATGCGCCCGACGCCCAGGCACGCGCTCAGTGAGGCCGAACGCACGCAGGTGCTTGCCGTGGCCAACGAGCCACGCTTTGCGGCCGTGCCGCCAGCGCGCATGGTGCCGATGCTGGCTGATGAAGGGATTTACCTGGCCAGCGAATCCACCTTCAGCCGAGTGCTGCGTGAGCACGGTCAAACCACCCTCCGAGGACGGGCCAAGGCGCCCAGGCAACAGCGAGTGCCGACCGCGCACATTGCCACCACGCCGCGCCAGGTGTGGTGCTGGGACATGACTTATCTGCCAGGCAAGGTTAAGGGGCACTGGTTTCACCTTTATCTCATCCTCGACCTGTATAGCCGCAAGATTGTCGGCTGGGAGGTGCACGGCAGCGATCACGCCGACCATGCCGCGCATCTGGTGCGCCGTACGGCGCTCGCCGAGGGGATTGCCGCACTCGCGACCAAGCCTGTTCTGCACGGCGACAACGGCTCGACGCTCAAGGCCACGACGGTGCTGGCGATGCTCAACTGGCTGGGAGTCAGGCCCTCGTATTCTCGACCCCGAGTCAGTGATGACAATGCTTACGCGGAATCGTTGTTTCGGACGGCCAAATACCGCCCTGAGTTTCCTGCTAACGGCTTTGCCGAGCTCAACGACGCCAGGACCTGGGCAGTCAGCTTCGTGCACTGGTACAACGTCGAGCATCGGCACAGTGGCATTCGTTATGT
This window of the Candidatus Dechloromonas phosphoritropha genome carries:
- a CDS encoding type II toxin-antitoxin system VapC family toxin, with amino-acid sequence MYLVDTNVISEARKGKKANPGVQKFFQTTDANSLYLSAQTIGEIRRGLENIQRRGDLPQAKKLEKWLVLVVADYADRILSFDEACAQVWGRLMSPHHEHLIDKQIAAIALINNVIVATRNVDDFRGIGVEIMNPFV
- a CDS encoding IS630 family transposase, producing the protein MAALLKQEEVWGRRVRLMFQDEARFGRMVRIRRCWAPNPARPMVCNGYEREFIYVYGAVSPIEGELDWMTCRQMNTEQMTAFLARVSTAHEKEFMLMVVDGASSHVSKDLQVPENIRLLRLPPYAPELNPQEHVWDEVREKEFPNRVFADLGSVIRQLEAGLPRLAANTSGLRSLTAWPWIVSLNLNAT
- a CDS encoding winged helix-turn-helix domain-containing protein; this translates as MAPWVQASNEGGILVVSPLRAALAQKLGRPVAASVVYRLLARHGWRKVAPDTRHPASGIRHPKSDPPIQEAWKKTS
- a CDS encoding IS256 family transposase, whose translation is MAQRVEHHPLDAAFAALLNNGLDGAGEALRILVNEASRIERNLFLNAQPHERTVERTDYANGFKPKTMMTRVGELTFDVPQVRGGGFYPSALEKGSRTEQALNIALAEMYVQGVSTRKVITVLQALLGPAVSISSTQVSRAAEQLDAGLAVWRERPLDETPYVFLDARYAPKEVLLGDERVREGGQLVDCAVLVAVGITHSGHRRVLGVSVALSEAEVHWRAFLDSLVRRGLKGVKMIVADAHAELNAARRATLPSVPWQRCQFHLQQNAQSYVTRLDQRKPVAQRIRAIFNAPDKSEAERLLRQAIEGWRTEASKLAQWGEENLPEGFAVFNWPVAQRVRLRTTNGLERINREIKRRTRVASIFPNTASCLHLVSALLAECDEEWMTGKIYLNLKD
- a CDS encoding winged helix-turn-helix domain-containing protein, translated to MGRPFKGEGSVAEALKIVKEAKSVEQLRQAQAVVLPLCYGLNLEQTAAVIGVSLSWASRLRNAFLAGHRVGGESEPARGGRHRENFTRAQEAELLKPFFDQAAKGGILVVSQIKPALEKALGRPMALSSAYNVLHRNGWRKLAPDKRHPQSDPTAQEAWKKNSPTPLPNSGEISLKEPRSI
- a CDS encoding IS3 family transposase (programmed frameshift): MARYSEKFKGRAVARLLAPENAAIDVVAREVGIGSGTLERWRDDAQSMPARGRAWTVAARLEAVIVTAALDETSKSAWCREHGVYPDELIKWWASATTALAEPEEVRASPQATRQDRKRIKELERELLRKDRALAETAALLVLSKKSRGDLQQRRCRMIGLEDRQALAQDIHTAHVAGARLRLACEVAGIELRTLQRWKAIEGGICADRRPLSMRPTPRHALSEAERTQVLAVANEPRFAAVPPARMVPMLADEGIYLASESTFSRVLREHGQTTLRGRAKAPRQQRVPTAHIATTPRQVWCWDMTYLPGKVKGHWFHLYLILDLYSRKIVGWEVHGSDHADHAAHLVRRTALAEGIAALATKPVLHGDNGSTLKATTVLAMLNWLGVRPSYSRPRVSDDNAYAESLFRTAKYRPEFPANGFAELNDARTWAVSFVHWYNVEHRHSGIRYVSPAQRHAGEDLAILAARHAVYTSARDLNPARWTGQTRNWTPVGVVTLNPDRDCIANAHLEDKLIPPLAA